CCAGCGGCCACTGCGCCGTCGTCTTGCTTGTGGAGGGCAAGGGTCTGGCGTGTCTTGATGGAGAGGATCATTCCTGACCTCCCCGGATTTTCTCGTGGTGGCGAATGACTTCGGCCACGATGAAATTGAGGAATTTTTCAGCGAAGGCCGGGTCGAGGCCGCTTTCGCTCGCAAGGCGCTGGAGCCGCTCGATCTGGCGCGCTTCGCGGGCCTTGTCGGCTGGCGGCATGTCATTCTGCGCCTTCAGCACGCCGACCTGCTGGGTCAGCTTGAAGCGCTCTGCCAGCGTGTGCAGCAGGATCGCATCCATATTGTCGATACTGGCGCGAAGGCGTTCGAGATCGTCGAGCGGGGAGGTCACTTCTTCTTACCCCCGCCAAGGCCCGGAGGAAGCTGGCCGCCGCCGAGACCGGGAAGACCGCCCGGCATGCCTGCGCCTTGGCCCATCTTGGCGATGTCTTTCGGGCTGACGCCTGCGCCGCCAAGCGCGTTCATCATGCCCTTCATGCCGCCCTTCGACATCTTCTTCATCATGTCGGCCATCTGGCGGTGCATCTTTAGCACCTTGTTGACGTCGGACACTTCGACGCCGGCACCCGCAGCAACACGCTTGCGGCGGGACGCGTTGAGCAGCGCTGGCTTCTCGCGCTCTTTCCGCGTCATGGAGGAGATAATCGCCTCCTGACGCTTGATGACATTGTCATCAACATTGGCCGCAGCCATGGCCTGTTTGGCCTTCTTGGCACCCGGCAGCATGCCCATGATGCCGCCAAGACCGCCCATTTTCTGCATCTGCTTCAGCTGCTCGGCGAGGTCATTGAGGTCGAACTCACCCTTGCGCATCCGCTTGGCCATGCGCTCGGCCTTTTCCTGGTCGAGCTGGTCGCCGGCGCGCTCAACGAGGGAGACAATGTCGCCCTGGCCAAGGATGCGGCCCGCCACGCGCTTGGCGTCGAAGGCATCGAGGCCATCGAGCTTTTCGCCCGTACCGAGGAATTTGATCGGAAGACCCGTAACCGCGCGCATGGAGAGCGCGGCGCCGCCGCGGCCATCACCGTCCATACGGGTCAGCACAAGACCGGTGAGCGGCAGGCGCTCATGGAAACGGCGAGCGGTTTCGACAGCGTCCTGACCGGTCAGGGCGTCCGCAACAAGGAGAGTTTCCTTCGGCTGCGCGATCTTTGCGATCTCGGCCGCCTCAGCCATCATCTGCTCATCGATGGAGGTCCGGCCTGCCGTATCGAGGAAGACAACGTCATGGCCACCAAGCTTGGCCGCCTGAAGGGCGCGCCGGGCAATCTCTGCCGGCATCTGGCCCTGAACAATCGGGAGCGAGGTGACATTCGCGCCAAGCTGGTCTGCCAGAACAGCAAGCTGCTCCATGGCTGCCGGACGGCGCACGTCGAGCGAGGCGAGCAGGACTTTTTTCTTGTCGCGCTCTGAAAGGCGCTTGGCGATCTTGGCGGTCGTCGTCGTCTTACCAGAGCCCTGAAGGCCCGCCATCATGATGACAGATGGTGGATTATCGACGCGAAGGCGGGTTTCGGCATCTTCGCCGCCCAGCATCTCGACAAGACCGTCATGGACGATCTTGATGACCTGCTGGCCCGGCTTCACCGAACGGATGACTTCTTCGCCAACCGCGCGCTCTTTGACCTTACCGATGAAGTCCTTGACCACTGGAAGCGCGACGTCAGCCTCCAGCAAGGCGACGCGGATCTCGCGCAGCGCAGCGGACACGTCCTTCTCGGACAGCGCGCCGCGCCCCGTAAGTCCGTCAAATATACCGCCTAGGCGGTCTGTCAGCGCGTCAAACATCGCGTTACTCCCTGCTTGCCTGTGACCTCACAGGTAAGCGCTCATCATGTTGCGCGCAAAGCATGAGCCCTCCGCTGAGCGAAAAGTCGCCGGGCGGAGTCTTCGCCGGGCTCTGATCTGCAGGGCAGATACGGTCCCGGAAAAGTGCGCTTCATGTTGTGCGCTGGAATTTCAGACGCCGCTAAACCACGAGCGGCTGTGGAAATCAAGTATTGGAGTCGGCGGCGCGCGTTTCAATCTGCTCGCCCAGCGCCGCCATCGCGTCCCGAATCTCGTCGCCGACCAGCGACAGGACGACAAGGTCGGCCCAGCTCCCGTCGGCAAAGCGCGTATGCTGGCGCAGGACGCCTTCCCGCGTTGCGCCGATCTTCTCAACCGCAGCAATAGCGCGCTCATTCTTCTGCGACAGCCACCACGCGACCCGCCGCGCCCGCCACTGATAGGCCCGTTTCAGCATGAGGTACTGAATGTGATCGACAACCTCGCTGCCCCGAAGGTCCGGCTGGATCCAGTTATAGCCGATACGCGTGCGCCGGTTCATCCGGTTGGGATTGAGAAAAGCGGAAAGACCGATCAGGCGGTCATCTTCTTCCCGCACGGCCGCCATGACCTGACCGGTACCTAGCTTCGCCATTTTGAGAGAGTGGTCGATATAGGCGTCGATATTGGTGCCGGTCGCGATCAGCGGCATGGAGCTCCACATATGCTCGGCTGCATTGCTCGTGCGGATCGTTGTCCGGTGGCCCTCATCGAGCGGCTCAAGCCGGAGCATTGCCGTATGTAAACCTGGTGCACCAAGTTCCATGATAAGCCTTCAGTACCGGTCACCCGGCGTAGACAAGCAGGCCAAAACGCCTAGGACTGAACGTGTTATCGTTCGCGTCTTATCGTACAACGCAAAGCCCGCCTTGTCTGCACTTTGCCGGGCTTGCGTTTCGATGAAGTGAGAAGACGAGATTGCACGCGGTCAGGTTCCAGCCCATTTCCGCCGGGCGAGGTGTGAAGAGATGCAGCTACCAACCCTGAGACAGCTCCAGTTCCTGTGCGCGCTGGCTGATGAACGCTCCTTCTCGCGCGCTGCCGATGTCTGCAACGTCACCCAGCCGACCCTGTCATCGGCCATCAAGGAAATCGAGACCCTGCTCGGTGTGCAGCTGGTTGAGCGCGAGGCACGCGGGGCCAGCCTGACAGCCGCAGGCGAAGAAGCGGTCGAGCGGGCGCGGGTCATCATCTCCAGCGCGGCCGATCTTGTGACCGCCGCCCAGCAGGCCGGTGCCCCGCTCAGTGGCCCATTCCATCTTGGTGCCATCCCGACACTTGCGCCGTATCTCCTGCCGCGCACGCTCGCCTCGCTCCGCGACGATCACCCGGAGCTGAAGCTTTATTTGCGCGAAGACCAGACCGATCGGCTGCTAGATGGGCTGCGCAAGCGCCAGCTGGACGCGGCGCTGATCGCCCTTCCCTGGCCGACCCCCGGCATCGAAACTGAAATCCTCGGCGAGGACGAGTTCCTCTTCATTGGCCCCAAGGACCACAAACTGTCCAAGGCCGACCATTTGCGCCCTGAGGACCTTGCCAGCGAAGACCTTCTCCTCCTCGAGGATGGTCACTGCCTACGTGATCATGCGGTCTCGATCTGCGCCCTCAATCCGTCGCGGCCAGGCTCTGATATCGGCGCGACATCGTTGGCCACACTCGTGCAGATGGTCGCTGGCGGACTTGGCATCTCGCTCGTGCCGCGCATCGCATCAGAGGCTGGCGTCGCCGCTGGCGCAGATGTCACCATCCGGCCATTCGAGACCCCCGTCATCGGTCGTCAGATTGGCGTTGCATGGCGCGCAGGAAGCGCACGCGAAGTCGATGCCCGCCTCATCGGGGATGTGGTCAAACGCGTTCTGGCAGGCTGTCAGGGCGAGACAGCAGCCCGCTAGTTCAGCATCGTCTGGTCGATCTCCGCCGTCGTATTGTCTTCGGCGCGGAAGACGGCCTCATCGAGCTCGCCTTCCCACTTTGCCACCAGCGTGGAGACCGCAAGGTCGCCCGTAATGTTCGTGACGGTCCGCATCATGTCGAGCAGGCGGTCAAAGGCAAAGAGCGGCGCGAGGATGACGAACATCTGGTCAGGCGTCGCGCCAACCACGGCAAGCGTCGTCGTCGCAAGGAACAGGCTGACCGACGGAATACCGGCCGTGCCGATTGAGACCAGCGTCGCCATGACTGCGACGGTAAAGTACATGCCGATGGACACATCGATGCCGAGCGCCTGCGCCGCGAACAATGCGATCAGGCCCTGATAGAGCGCAGTCCCATCCATATTGATCGTGGAGCCAAGCGGCAGGACAGAGGACGCCACAGGCTTTCCGATACCAAGGTTCTTCTCAGCCACGCTCAAAGTCACTGGAAGCGTCGCGCTGGAGGATGAGGTCGAAAACGCAACGAGCTGCGCATCGGTGATCCCGCGGAAGAAGGGGATAAGCGGCAGCTTGCCGATGACTTTGATGAGAAAACCATGCGTCAGCAGCATGTGCAGGGCGCAGGCGAGATAGAGGGCCACAGTCATCAGCGCCAGCGAGGACACAACGCTGAAGCCCTGATCCGCCATCACCCAAGCCATGAGTGCCGCGACACCGAAAGGCGCCGTCTCCATGACGATCAGGGTCAGCTTCAGGATCGCTTCTGCGCCCGCATCGAAGACCTTGGCGACCGGTTGGCCAGCCTCACCCGCCATCAGGATGCCGATGCCGAACATGATCGCAAAGAAGATGATTGGCAGCACATCACCCGCCGCCATCGACGCGACGATATTCGTCGGCACGATGGAAAGAATGGTGCGCATGATCGACTCGTAGACGCCAACCGTCTCAAGCGCGCCGCCGCCTTCAAGCCGCTGCTGTGTCTGGGCGATCTGCTCCGGTGTGACCGATGACAGGTCATAGCCGACCCCCGGCTGGAAGATCGTGCCCATGATGAGACCGAGCGTCACAGCGACCAGGGTGGTGAACATGTAAACGCCGATGGCGCGGCCACCCAGACTGCCGAGCTTTTTCGGGTCGCCAAGCGCCAGCACGCCTGACACCAGCGTCAGGAAGATAAGCGGCACGACCAGCATGCGGATCAGGTTGAGGAAGAGGTCACCCAGCGGCTTGAAGATCGCAGCGATCTCGCGTGAGCGCTCAATGCCATCTTCGGTGCCCATGGATGAAATCATGCCGTATCGGACCGCCGCGCCGATCGCGAGGCCAATGGCAAGGCCGATCATTACGCGTTTCCAGAGATCAATCCGAAACCAGGCTTTCATGGGCAGGCCCCTTTTCCTCAACAGCAAGCGGTAACCCTAGACCGCGCCGATACGGAAGCAAAGCCCGCTTGGGATGAGACAGCTCTTACCCGTTTCAAGCCCGCTCATTTAACGCTACAAGCACGCCACATGACTTGGATTGATCGCCTTTCGACCGGCTGGAAAGCCTGGCTTATCCTGTTTGCGCTGACCATGACGGCAGCGGCGCCGGGTGTCTTCAACCTGCCCGCCCTCGACCGCGACGAGAGCCGCTTTGCGCAGGCCTCAAAGCAATATCTTGAGACCGGCGACTATATCGCGATCCGCTACCAGGATGAATTCCGCAACAAGAAGCCTGCCGGCATTCACTGGCTGCAGGCAGGCTCCACAGCCGTTTTTGGCGAAGGCGAAAACCTCGACATCTGGACCTATCGCGTGCCTAGCTGGATCGGCGCGGGCCTTGCAGTGCTCGCCTGTTTCTGGGCCGGGATCCCCGCCATTGGCAGGCGCGCCGCCTTCATGGGCTCGGCGCTTTTTGGCGCGAGCCTGCTGCTGACATCCGAAGCGCACATCTCAAAGACGGACGGCGTTCTCGTTTTCTTGATTACGCTGGCGATGGGCTGTCTCATCCGGCTCTATCTCAGGAAGGACAATGACAAGCGGCTCGCGCTGGCCTTCTGGATCATCCATGGGGCGGGCTTCCTCATCAAAGGCCCAGTTATCTCTCTCGTCGCCGGCATGGCGATCCTCGTTCTCTGGCTCTGGGACCGGCGCGACCATCAATGGATGAAGGCGCTTGCCTGGTGGCCAGGGCCGCTGATCAGCGTTCTCATGGTGCTGCCATGGCTGATCGCGATCCAGATCGCGACGCAGGGCACCTATGTCGAAGGCGCCGTCGGCAAGGACCTCAAGGACAAGCTGGTTTCTGCTTCGGAAGGGCATGGCGGCCTGCCGGGCTATCACCTCATGCACCTTCCTGCGTGGTTTTTCCCGGGCATCCTCCTCTTCGTTCCAGCCCTCGTCCTCTGCTGGCGCTATCTGCGCCATCGTACCCTGGAATCCTTTGGCGATGTGGACCGCGACGCGCTGAAATTCATCGTCGCATGGGCCTTCACCACCTGGCTCTTCTTTGAACTCCTTCTGACCAAGCTCAGCCACTACATCCTGCCCGCCTATCCGGCGTTTGGCCTGCTTTGCGGCTGGGCGGCGGTGAAACTAATGGAAGACGCCCGCGCGCCGGTCTCGCGCTATCTCTCCACCGCCCTCTTCCTGATTGGCGGCGTCGCGCTCGTCCTCTTTACCTCCCCTTGGGCGGTCGAGATGCTTCAGGCCGACAAGGCAGGCGATTTCCGCACCGTGACCGAAGACGCCGTCATGGCGCAATGGCAAGGCGCAAGCGACTTCCCGCTCTGGCTCTGGGCGCCCGGCGCACTTCTCGTCCTCCTCGCAGCAGGCGCGATGATCGCCCGCAAGATCGGAATTGCGATTGCGGGCGGCGTCCTCGCTGCCCTGCTTCTTGGCTGGCAGGCGCGAATCTACGTTCTTCCAACGCAGACCTGGATACAGGCCACCGAAACCGGCAAGCTCGCCCTCGCCGAGGTTTGCGGCATCCCCCGCAGCGATTGCGGCGACACCAAAGCCCCGGACCGGGTGCTGGCGCTCGGCTTTGCAGAGCCGTCCTATGTGCTGACCCTCGGGACGCAGAATTTGCATCCACCAGAAACGCCGACAGAGCTACCTGCCGACGATGCCGCCTATCCAGTCGTCTACCTCGTAAACTTCGAAGATCCGGACGCGGATGCAGACTTCAAGGCCGTGCAAAAATCAGCCGAAGAACTTGGCCGGTGCGAGACGCGGTCGACGCCTTATTACGCGCTCAACTATTCAAACAATGACCCGGTCGCCTTCACGGCGGTGCGGTTTGAGGCCTGTGATAATTAGGAATTGAGGCCAGTGGCCGACCAATAAGAGGAACCGAAGGGCGGTTAGAACATTTAGTGAACATACTTCTAATTAATGGAGCCATGTTCAATGAGTTACTCAGCCACCGATACCCCAAAGACCTACGCCCTCTCCAATGCGGAGAAATCGCCCGAAAACTGGACGACAGGCGATGAGCCAATGACTGGCGCACAGGCGTCCTACCTGAAAACCCTCTGCGAAGAGACCGGCGAAACCTTCGATCCAAAGCTGGATAAGGCTGAAGCCTCCATCCTGATTGACAAGCTACAGGGCAAAAGCGACCGGGTCGATGATGCCGGCTAGGACTTCAGGCCTCGTCAGCCCTTCTTCTTGGGGCCGGCATAGCCCTTCTTGCGCTCTTCATCGCTGAGGCTGGCCCACCAGTCAGCGTAGGAGCTGTCCTGCGGCGCCTTCATCGTTTCGTCCTGCGCACCATCATCCCACCAGACGGGGCCGCGCTCACCGAGGGCCTCCTTGGCGGCGTTGACCTGCCGACGCGCAGCTTTCAGCCGCGCCTCATTGTTCTGGATTTCCTTCACCTTGCGGCGGGCCGCCATCAGGTTTGCCGTCAGCGCTTTCAGGCCCGCTGGCGTGAGACGCGGGTCAGAGCGGCGCCAGAGCTTGCCGGCGGCAACAAAATAGCGCCCATCGGGCGTCTGGGGATAATCCTTTGAAGGCATGGATTGGGCAATTGGGCGCGGAAGACCTATACGTCAAGCCTGCCTTAACCGTCAGGACAGTCCTTCGATATTACCGTCCGCATCGAGTCCGATGGACTCGGCGGCCGGCACACGCGGCAGGCCTGGCATGGTCATGATCTCTCCGCAGAGGGCGACAACGAATCCTGCCCCTGCCGAGAGGCGGACATCGCGCACAGGCAGAACAAAGCCGCTTGGCGCACCGCGTAGCCCCGGATCGGATGAGAAGCTGTTCTGCGTCTTCGCCATACATACCGGCAGGTGGCCATAGCCGTCCGCCTCCCAACGCTTCAGACGCGCATGCACCGACGGGTCAGCTGACACGGTACTTGCGCCATAAATCCCGGTCGCAATGGCTTCGATCTTGTCCATCAGGCCAAGCTCATCGCGGTAGAGCGGGGCAAACTCTGCCTCATGGGAATCCGCGATGGCCGCGACTTTTTCGGCGAGCTCCAGCGTACCCTTGCTGCCATTTGCCCAATGGGTGCAAACGATCGCTTCAGCGTCTTTGCCCGCCACATAGGCGCGGATCGCATCGATCTCGCTTTCAGTATCGGCGTGGAAGTGATTGATCGCGACGATAACCGGCACGCCGAACTTGCGCATATTGTCGATATGGCGGCCAAGATTGGCGCAGCCTTCGACGACGGCAGTCGGGCTCTCTTTGGGCAGGTCCGCCAGTGTCACGCCGCCATTCAGTTTCAGCGCGCGGCAGGTCGCGACGACGACGATGGCAGACGGCGACAGTCCGGCCTTGCGGCATTTGATGTTGAGGAATTTCTCAGCGCCAAGATCTGCGCCAAATCCTGCTTCGGTGACGACATAATCGGCAAGCTTCAGCGCCGTCTTCGTCGCAATCACCGAGTTGCAGCCATGCGCGATATTGGCGAAGGGGCCGCCATGAACGAAGGCGGGGTTATTCTCCAGCGTCTGGACGAGGTTTGGCTGTAGCGCATCACGCAGGAGCGCCGTCATCGGGCGGTCCGCCTTGATGTCGCGGCAGAAGACCGGTGAGCGGTCGCGGCGATAGGCGACGATGATACTGCCGAGGCGCTTTTCGAGGTCTGCAAGGTCTTCGGCGAGGCAGAGGATCGCCATGATTTCCGAGGCGGCCGTGATGTCGAAGCCCGCCTCTGCCGGAAAGCCATTGCCCGGCCCGCCGAGCGAGGTCACGACTGAGCGAAGCGCGCGGTCATTCACATCGAGCGCCCGGCGCCAGGTGATCCGGCGGGTGTCGATGCCAAGCTCATTGCCCCAGTGGATGTGATTGTCGATCATCGCCGACAGGAGGTTGTGCGCAGCCGTGATGGCGTGGAAATCGCCGGTAAAGTGGAGGTTCATTTCCTCCATCGGGACGACTTGCGCATAGCCACCACCTGCGGCCCCGCCCTTCATCCCGAAACAGGGGCCGAGCGACGCTTCGCGAATACAGATCGCGGCCTTCTTGCCGATCGCGTTGAGACCGTCGCCAAGGCCGACAGTGGTCGTCGTCTTGCCTTCGCCAGCAGGCGTCGGATTGATCGCCGTGACGAGGATTAGCTTCCCATCCGGTCGCCCCTCAAGAGAGCGGATAAACTCCCTCGAGACCTTGGCCTTGTCATGGCCATAGGGGATGAGATCGCCCGGCGGGATGGCGAGTTTCTCGCCGATTTCCTGGATCGGCCGCTTCTTTGCGGCGCGCGCAATCTCGATATCGCTCTTGTGGCTCATAGGCTTTCAACGCTCTCCCCTGCTCGCGCCTCGAAATTAGGGCGTAAGGGGCCCGGCGGCGAAGCCTGTCATGATGTCCCTTTCCTATCAGACCCTGCAGGCGGCGAAAGCCCCATCAGGATTTTGCTTGCTGGCCTCACACCGTTGGAATATTTACCAGCCGCCGCGGGCCGATGCGGGCGGCCGCATCCGCGCGGTGGGTCCTTTGACAACGAATGTCCAACAAGGCGTTTGACTGTGTGTCCTGCGGGGCGTGCTGCTTCAGCCGTAACCCGCGCTATCTGAAACTGCTGCCTTATGACGCCTCACGGGAGCTGCCCGACGAGAGCCTAATCCACGAGACTGGCGAGACCTATGTGAGCTTTGCCTGCGGGCACTGCGTTCACCTCGACCTCTCCAATGGCAAGGCGGCCTGCCAGGTCTATGAGGACCGCCCCGAAGCCTGCCGGGCTTTCCGAGCCGGAAGCTTTGAGTGCATGAAGGCGATCCGCGCCAATGGCATCATGGGCGAGAAGGTCCGCCAGCCCGTCCCGGATGTTGCCGCCTAGACCAATTCCGCTTTCAGCGGGATCGGTCGTCGGTTTGTTTGCGCTCACGCCAGCCCGCTGATGCGGGCGGCTCCGCGGGGGCGGCGCATTCGCGCCGGGCTCGCCTTTCTCGCCTCCGCGTTTCCGTCGAAGTCGGAAACGCTCTAGTGCGGCGTTTCCAGCTTTGGCCGGGCGCGGCCCATGGTCCAGTTTGACTGGCCGCGCACTTTCGGGTTCGGGGCGCACCAGATCTCTCCGGTGGCCGTGATCACCGTGACCCAGATGAGGTTATGCTCCTGGCCGTAATCGATGACGGCGATGGCAAAGCCGTCCCCCTTGTCGGTCACCGTCATGGGGATAGGCGGGTTGAGCTGCGTGAACATGGCTGCGCTTTCGTTGAGCAATGAAGGATCAACAGCGCGGCGCGAGATTTGGTTTCCACCCCGCGCGCTGAGACCGCCCGCAGCTTAACCTCGATCATGCAGGAGAGGGCCTCCTACCCCCGTGAAGGATAAATGCCCTGCGTCACCACGCACTGCTTCAGCACGAGGAAGGGCGGCATATTCTCGCCCGTCGTGCTGTCGCCCATCACCTCGCCCTCCCCGAAATCGACGGGGACCGGATTGTTGGTGGCGTTATTTTCAAGACCGCCCTTCGCGCCTTGCTGGCGCGGGGTGAGCCCCGGACCATCGCCTGCGCCAATCACGGTGCGGCCGCGAAGGTCTGGCAGGGCAAAGGTCGTGCGCCCGTCGCCGCCATAGAAGGTGCCGAAGAGGGAGAAGAGCGCCGTATTTTCGCTGATCGAGAGAAGGCGCCCATCCGCCTCCAGCGTGCCACGCGGGCAGAAATTGAAGCCGACCGTGATGATCTCGCCCAGATACTCGTCCGGCCCGGCATGGGCGGTCGGCGCTGCAGCGATGGCGAGCGTCGTGAGCGCGGCGGCGGCGATGGTTGTTTTCAGCATGTGCGTGTCCCCTCTTTTCTCGATTAGCTATTGATGGCGCTAGTCCGCAGCGCGTTCAAGCGTCAGCCCGGACGGATGATCGGCGCCCTCGCCGTCGCGGTAGATCTCGCTGCGCTCCAGCGGGCCATCACCGCTCCATGAGAAGGAGAGGTCATGCTGGTGCTGCTCGCTCGCCGGGTCGTAATCGGTCACATCCCTGAAAGTGAAACGGATGGCGTCACCCTCGCTTGAGGTGAGCGCCATGCGCGGCTGGTTGCCTTGCGGGCAGTAATGGGTGGCGAGCAGCGTATCGCCGTCACGGTGATAGAGGGTGAGCGAGTGGGGTGCGCCCTGATAGGTCCACTCCTCGACCAGGACCGAGCCACGCGCACTCGTGCTGAACCCAATGCGCAGGCCATGCTCTGGCTGGCCCTGCAGCTGCCAGCTGCCTTCAAGAGTCTTGAGGCGCTCAAAGGCTGTGGCTGCCGCGCTGGTGTCAGCAAGGGCAGGCCCCGCAGCAAGCGTGATGAAGGCAGCAAGCGCCGCCGCGCAGTGTGTTTTCAGCATGGCAATGTCCCCCCGATGTGCCGTCTGGCGAGACTTTAGAGGGAGGCGGGACTGCGGCAAGGGGTGTTTGGGCAGGGGGGCGCGTCTCGCCCGCGTGGTTCGACTTCGCTCACCATGCGGGCTTTTCGGATGTCCCAACCAACCGCTCATCCCGGCGCAGGCCGGGATCTCGTGAAGCAGGCGCTGACCTTCTCCCTTCTCCCTTCTCCCTCGGGAGAAGGGTCGGGGATGAGGGGGACTGAGCTTCCAGCACACGCTGTGATTTGCAGTGATGAGCAAAGGCGCATCACTGCCGCTGTTTCATAGTGCCTCGGCGTAGCTCCCCCTCACCCCTAGCCCCTCTCCCAAGGGAGAGGGGAATTGTTCCACAAACACCAATATCGCCACGCGGGGCATCCCGCTGGCGGTACGCTTGCAGTCTCGCCCCAGTGACAGGGCCGGGCGCGTCCAGGGTGGACGCTGTAGGTAATGCCAGCCTTTCGGCGTGGCTGTAGAGCGTGCGCCATGGACGCGCCCTGCGAAGAATTGCCCGCTCGTTTGACGCGGGCCGCCCAGAGGACTCAGAAAGGCGAGCCGTCGCCTGACTGGACAAGTGGATAGCGCGGACCGCCATTGGCAGGGCCGTTAGTCCCATACCGGCAGCACTCGTCTCCTTCGCACTCCGCTCATGGGCAGCATTTGCCGCGCATGAGCCCTCCCGCCTCTGCCTGCGCGCACCGGGGTCTGTACCGGCGTGCGCAGCGTCAACGAAAACCATCACCTTCCGGTCGGTCCGGACCGCCCTGTCTGGTGATGGGAGGCGTGTAGTATGGGTCGGGCTTGAGAGGGTGGGGATGGATTTGTTTTGTCCTACGCCCTCTTCGACCCGCTGCGCGGGCCACTTCCCCCGCTTGCGGGGGAAGAAGAAGCCACGTTGGCGTCGCGCTTTCGTCCCCCGTTCACGGGGGAGGTGCCCGGCAGGGCGGAGGGGGTCTTGTTGTGGGCGCTTCACTCCGAAGATACCTGCGTCCTTCGACTTCGCTCAGGATGAGGGGCAGGTATCCATAGCGGGCCCCAAAGCCGGCAGCTAACGGTTCAGACGAAATACCTTGGACCCCTGCCTGCGCAGGGGTCTTCGGGAAGGTAGGATGAAGCCTTAAAGTCCGGCGTCACGCTCGACCGCGGGACGCGGTCTGAGCGTCCATCTTCTGACTTGAGATGATGAGGACGGCGGCGATAGCAGGAGCTGGACCCTCAGACGGGCTATCGCCCGTCGAGGGTGACGCTCTCCATGAGCGACACGCCCCGAACCCTCACCCTCAATAATGCGGCGGGGGACGATTGACCGGGGCGGCGGCTTCGCTGATGGCCTGTTCGCTGTCGGCGACCCGCTCGGCGAGGCGAACCACCTGCCGCTCCAGCCGCTCGATCAGCTTCCACTGCGCCGTGATGGCCGCGTTGAGGTCCTCAATCGTCTGGTCCTGATGGGCGATACGGATTTCAAGCTCGTCGAGGCGGGTGGAGTCTGTCGGGGCGCTGTCGGTCATGGGGGCGGGATTAGCGGCGCGTGTGGGGTGAGGCAATATTATACCTCCGCTCACCCCGCACTTGATCCGGGGTCTCGTGAAGTAGGC
This genomic interval from Thalassovita mediterranea contains the following:
- a CDS encoding formate--tetrahydrofolate ligase, which translates into the protein MSHKSDIEIARAAKKRPIQEIGEKLAIPPGDLIPYGHDKAKVSREFIRSLEGRPDGKLILVTAINPTPAGEGKTTTTVGLGDGLNAIGKKAAICIREASLGPCFGMKGGAAGGGYAQVVPMEEMNLHFTGDFHAITAAHNLLSAMIDNHIHWGNELGIDTRRITWRRALDVNDRALRSVVTSLGGPGNGFPAEAGFDITAASEIMAILCLAEDLADLEKRLGSIIVAYRRDRSPVFCRDIKADRPMTALLRDALQPNLVQTLENNPAFVHGGPFANIAHGCNSVIATKTALKLADYVVTEAGFGADLGAEKFLNIKCRKAGLSPSAIVVVATCRALKLNGGVTLADLPKESPTAVVEGCANLGRHIDNMRKFGVPVIVAINHFHADTESEIDAIRAYVAGKDAEAIVCTHWANGSKGTLELAEKVAAIADSHEAEFAPLYRDELGLMDKIEAIATGIYGASTVSADPSVHARLKRWEADGYGHLPVCMAKTQNSFSSDPGLRGAPSGFVLPVRDVRLSAGAGFVVALCGEIMTMPGLPRVPAAESIGLDADGNIEGLS
- a CDS encoding YkgJ family cysteine cluster protein, which produces MSNKAFDCVSCGACCFSRNPRYLKLLPYDASRELPDESLIHETGETYVSFACGHCVHLDLSNGKAACQVYEDRPEACRAFRAGSFECMKAIRANGIMGEKVRQPVPDVAA
- a CDS encoding tail fiber protein; this encodes MLKTTIAAAALTTLAIAAAPTAHAGPDEYLGEIITVGFNFCPRGTLEADGRLLSISENTALFSLFGTFYGGDGRTTFALPDLRGRTVIGAGDGPGLTPRQQGAKGGLENNATNNPVPVDFGEGEVMGDSTTGENMPPFLVLKQCVVTQGIYPSRG
- a CDS encoding SlyX family protein produces the protein MTDSAPTDSTRLDELEIRIAHQDQTIEDLNAAITAQWKLIERLERQVVRLAERVADSEQAISEAAAPVNRPPPHY